The DNA region GGCCGGCCCGAGGACCTCGTCGGCTTCGGCCCGGTCGGTCTCGGTCACCGGCACCCGGGGCAGCATCGTCACCGGCGCGGCCCCGAGCAGTCCCACCACCTCCAGGTACCGGAACACCTCCGGCTGGTAGTAGACATAGCGGATCCAGCGGTCCAACGGCGGTGCGTCGACCGCCCGCAGCCCCGCCGTCACCCGCGCACCCAACGCCGTGACCAACGGGTTGCTGTTGCGTCCGCCGCCGTGCAGCTGCACCGCCAGGTCGAACCGCTCGCGGCGGGCCCGCTCCACGAACTGCGTCATCGTCGTCGGCTCGTCGCCGGGTGCGGCGGCCCGGATCCCGTCGGCGGCGGGCACCACCAGCACCCGGTCGACCGGGCCGGGCCGGTCGACCACCGCCCGGGCGTCCAGCCAGCGGGCATGCCACGGGGCGCCGAGCAGCACCAGCTCTGCCTGCGGGTACGCCGCCCGCAACGCGGTCAACGCCGGTACGGCGAAAATGAAGTCACCGAGCGCGTTGGCCCGCAGTACGGCGATCCGCCGCACGTCGGGTACCAGCCCCGGGTCGTCCGGCAGCAGCGGCACGGCGTACGGAGTAGGCGCCACGGCGTCGGTCATCGGGCAGTGCTGGGCTGCTGGCGCTGCATGGACGCCTCGCCGACGTGCGGATGATGCATCTCCCGGTCGGCCGCCGGGTCGATCTCCTCGGCGCCGATCGCATCGGCGTCGGCGGCGATCCGCACCTGCTTCCCGCCGCTGGCCCGGGCGCCGGCCGAGCCGGCGGTCGGCTGCTGGTACTGCGGTCGGCCGACAGTGATCGACCGACGTCCGCCCGGCTCGGCACGGGGCATCGTGACAGTCAGCAGGCCGTGGTCCATCACCGCGTCCATCCGTTGCACGTCCACCCCGCTGGGCAGGCGCAGCCGGTACTCGAAGCCGCGCTCGGTCGATCCGCTGTCCGGCATCCCGTTGTCGATGTTGACTTCCTGCTCCGACCGCGCCCGCACACACAGGTCGGCGCCGTCGACCTCGACGGCCACCTCCTCCGGGGCAACCCCGGCCAGTCGGGCGACCACCCGCCAGCCGTCGTGGGTGTCCTGCAGTTCCATCTCGGGCGGGCCCGCGTCACCGCCGAGGGCGCGGTTCAGCTCCGACCAGAGCGACTGCAGATTGCCGATCGGATCCCAGCCACGGTCCTGCATCTGGTCGCGGGGTTGACTCATCCGGCACCTCCCGTACGGTCCGCCCCGGGCGGGAGGGTGGACCCGCCCGGTCGCGGGGGCAGCATCCCCGACGCGTACCCACGGATCGGGACGGCAAACCGCGACTGGGGCGGGCCAGGGCTGGGCTGGGACCGGTTACGGAGCTGTGCGTCTGCTCCGGCCCGGTGGGTGTGCCGGGCCGGAGCAGACGGTGTCAGGTGGCGCGGTGGTTGCGGCCGTGCTGGTGGTTCAGCGTTGCAGGGTCAGCACACCCGGCCGGTACGGCAGCAGTCCGTAGTCGCCGCCGGAGTTGGGGTCGCGTCCCTGGTAGAGGAACTGGAGGTTGCAGGGGTCGATGGTCATGGTCTGGTCGGCGTTGGTGCGGATGAGTTCGCCGTGGCTGATGTCGTTGGTCCAGGTGGCGCCGCTGTTGGCTTTTCCGGCGAAGGGGTTGGATTCGGTGGTGGCCTGGGGGGTCCAGGTGCCGCCGAGGTTGGTGGCGGTGAAGGAGCGGAAGTAGCGGCCCTGGGAGCCGATGGCTTCGACGATCATGAGGTAGCGCTGTTGGCCCTGGAGTTTGTAGACCTGGACGCCTTCGAAGAGGTTGTTGGTGGTGTCGGTCATGATGGTGGTGTAGTTGGAGCCGAAGCTGCCGGGGAAGTTGCCGATGGGCATGCTGGCGCGGTAGATGCGGCCGTTGTCGCCGGCGAAGAAGAGGTACATGTTCTGGTCGTCGCCGATGAGTGCCTGGTCGATGGGTCCGGTGCCGGAGTTGGAGATGCTGCCGGTGAACAGGGTCTGGTGGGCCGACCAGCTGTTGACGTTCGTCGGGTTGGTGGAGGTGCGGTAGGAGAAGGCGGGGCCGCCCCACTGGTAGGCCAGGACCCAGACGTTGCGGGGGGCGAAGTAGAACAGGCTGGGTGCGACGGCGGAGAACGGCATGGCGTTCTGGCTGGCCGAGCCCATCTGGTTCCAGTTACTGAACAGGCCGAAGTTCATCGAGCCCCAGCTGGTCCCGAAGTCGTGGGTGGTGCCGTAGACGAGGTGCTGGCCGTTGTACGGGGCGTGGGTGAAGTCCTTCAACGACACCCAGCCGGAGCGGGGCTGCGCCAGCGCGCCGGTGGACGACCAGCGGTACGTCGACGGCAGGTCACAGGTGCCACCCGGTGGAGGTGTGGTCGCTGGCGGCGCGGTGGTGGGATTGGGGTTCGGGTTGCCACCGACCCGGACCAGTTGCCACTGCTGGTTGGCGCCGCCCCAGTCGTCGTACTGCACGACGGCGCCGCCGTCGGCGGTCGACGCACCCTGCACCTCCAGGGCCTTGTTGCTGTGCCGGCTGATCAGGCGAATGTAGCCGCCGTCGGAGTTGGCCACCCGCCACTGCTGGTTGGTGCCGTTGAGGTCGGACCACTGCACGATCGCCGCGCCGTTGGCGGTCGACCAGTTGTAGACGTCGAGGACCTTGCCCGAGTGCCGGGCGCGTAGCCGGTAGTAGCCGCCGCCGGAGTCGACGAACTGCCACTGCTGGTTGTTCCCACCCGACCTCGCGTACTGCTGAATGCAGGCGTTGTCCGCCGTGGACACTCCGCAGACGTCCAGCGCCTTGCCGCTGTTGCGGTTCACCACCTCGTAGTAGGCGCTCGGATCGATCGGCCCGTTCGCCGGTGGCGGCGTGGTGGGGTTCGGGCCCGGGGTGGTCGGGCTCGGGCCCGGAGTGACGCTGTTCAGCGCGGAGAGGGTGGCGTCGTACGCGGGCTTCTTGTTGCCGTTGTTGTCGAACAGCAGCGGCGTGCCGTAGGACCGCCACGAGTCACTGTCTCGGATGCCCCACACCGTGATCCCGGTGCAGCGGGCGATCGCCAGACAGTCGTTGACCACACCCCGGTAGGCGTTCGCCTGGGCGGTGCCGGAACCCTCGATGTCCAGCTCGGTGATCTGCACGTCCACCCCGAGGGCGGCGAAGCTCGACAGCGTCGTGCGGTAGTTCGACGGGTACGGCGACTGTGCGTTGAAGTGCGACTGCAGACCCACACAGTCGATCGGCACCCCGCGCTGCTTGAAGTCCCGCACCAGGTTGTACGCCGCCTGCGTCTTCGCCCACGACCAGTTGTCGATGTTGTAGTCGTTGTAACACAGCTTCGCGCCCGGGTCCGCCGCCCGCGCGGCCCGGAACGCCGCCTCGATCCAGTCGTTACCGGTGCGCTGCAGGTTCGAGTTGCGCCGGGCACCGGAGTTGCCGTCCTCGAACGCCTCGTTCACCACGTCCCACGAGTGGATCTTCCCCCGGTAGTAGGACGCGACCCGGGTGACGTGGTTGAGCATCGCCTGGCGCAGCGCGGAGCCCTCCATCTGCTCCATCCACGGCGGCTGCTGGGAGTGCCAGGCCAAGGTGTGACCGCGGACCGCCATCCCCCGCGAGATCGCGTGGTTGACGATCCGGTCACCGTTGGTGAAGTTGAACTGGTTCTGCTGCGGCTCGGTCGCGTCGATCTTCATCTCGTTCTCGGCGGTGACGCTGTTGAACTCCCGGTTCAGGATGTTCACGTACGTCGAATCACCGAGCTTGTTCGCCGCGACGGCGGTGCCGAAGTACCGGCCCGACTGGGCGGCGGCCGCCCCCAGCGTGGACTCGGCGGCGTTGGCGAGGTTGGGAAGCAGGGTCACGGTGAGGACCGCGACGAGCGTGGCGGCGCCTGTGGCCCAGAGCGTTCGGAATCGACGCCGGGCCGGACGGTGGTGAGGGTTCACTGATCCTCCGGTGCGGTGGACGGATGTGCACTGGTTGGAGCGGGACGGATTGTTAGCGCTAACATCGATGCGGATTCATCTAGAGTTGCAGAAAGTTCCGGGGTTGGCAACCAGCGGGATCCGACTCGTCCCGCATTCACCACGGTCGCCCTCACATGGCACCTGACCTGGCGTACGCGATCGGTGACGCATCGACGTGGGTCGCCGGCCGGCACCGTACCGCTGCGGCCTGGCCGGCTCGACCGGCCGGGATCGCGACCTACGGGCGCTCACATTTCCGGAAGTTTTGCGAACAGTACGCCGGCACCAGCCGGTACCGAGCGACCGGCGACGGGCCCGAGCGGCCTCGGCCCCGGCCAACCACAGGTCCGAGCCGTGCGGTTGTATCGGGACGACGGCAACGCCACAGCCGGCGCTGCACCTCCACGACCCCGGCGAGACGGACCAATGATCATCCTGATGCACAGCTCCAAGACGATGCGCCCACCGACGGGCGACCACGGTCACCCGGCAACCGGCGTACCAGCGCTGCTGGAGCGGTCCACCGAGTTGATCACGTACCTGCGGACCCTGTCGGCCGACCAGCTCCGCCGGATGATGGCCGTCTCCGCCGAGCTGGCACAGCGGACCCGGCAGCAGTACGCCGAGTGGACCACCACGCCGCAGCACCAGAGCCCGGCAGCGGCGACGTTCGTCGGCGACATCTACAGCGGGCTGCAGATCGACACGTTCAGCCCGGCCGACCGGTCACACGCCGACCGGCACCTGCGCATCCTCTCCGGTCTGTACGGGATCCTGGGCCCCTTCGACGGCGTCTGCCCGTACCGGCTGGAGATGGGTTACCGCCTGCCGGCCGAGCCGTACGCCAACCTGTACCGGTACTGGGCGGACTCGATCGCCGCGCAACTACCGGCGACCGGCTGGATCGTCAACCTCGCCGCCAACGAGTACAGCAAGGCCGTCCTGCCGTACGTCGACCCCGGCCGGGTGGTCACCCCACGGTTCCGCACCGTCGACCCGGCATCCGGTGAACCGAAGTTCGTGGTGGTCCACGCCAAGATCGCCCGGGGTGCGTTCGCCCGGTGGCTGGTGTCCCGCCGGATCGCCGACACCGCCGACCCGGTCGCCGAGCTGCGCGCGTTCGACGACATCGGCTACCGGTACGACCCGGCGTCCAGTACGCCCGACGCCCCGTCGTTCATCTGTCAGGAGTTCGGCGGCAAGGGCCTGTCCGTCCGCCTCACCTGACCGGCCCGACCTCAGCTCAGCCGAGCCAGGAGATTGCACCCTGTCGCTGGTTGTCGAGGCCCCAGAGGGTTTACGGGGGGTCGACGGGGTAACAAACCGTCAACTGGTGAACAGCAACCGGCCGGTCATGCAGACGCCGCGCAGTGGGTTTCCGCCAGCCGGCGACGTCGACGCGAAGACGTAAGGGGACGACCATGCCGAACATCCAGCAGCCCGAGATGCGCCGCAGCGGCGAGACCCGCCTGGTGCAGGAGAGCGACGGCCGTCAGGACAAGGCCGGCAAGAGCCCGCGGGCCGAGCATCGCACCGTTCCCGCCGAGCAGCAGTCCCCGTACGGCCCGGGTGTCACTGAGAGCAGATCGCATCAGGAGCCCACGGGCCGCGAGGCCGAAGGCGAATAGCGCACCGCGTTCGCCATCAGACCATCGCATTGACCTGCACAAACGCGACGGTGCGGTGGGCTCGACACCGAGGAGCGTGTGAGCGCCTCCGGCGATCATCAGCGAGGACAACGAGTTGCGGAACAACAGCGCCAGCTCGGCCTGCCGTCGGGTGCGGCTCCTGACCGGGCCAGCCCGGCCGCGAGCCTCGAGGAGGCGGTGGAAGGAGGTCGTCAGCGCCTACGACGCCGAGACCGAGCGCAAGACGGCCGGCGATGACGGCTACGAGACAAAGCCGATCCTGACCGGCACTTCTGCCGGTCAGGATCGGATCCTGGAGCCGCCTGACGGAATCGAACCGTCGACCTACGCATTACGAGTGCGTCGCTCTGCCGACTGAGCTAAGGCGGCAACGATCAACCAGTGTACGGCACCGGGCAGCCGGTACGCCCGCCGGCCGGAAGCCGGCCCCGACCGGGCACCAGGCCGGCGGATGACAGGGGTCGATGACCGACAGTAGGCTGCCAGACGTGGACGATCCGACCGGAACCGCCCCGCCCGACTCCTCGACCGGCCCGCACCAGACCGGTACGACCGCGACCGGCCCCGGTCAGACCGGCACGGGCGGTGTCGATCCGGCCGGCGACCGCCGCCCCCGGCCCCGCTCACTCGACCCTTCGGAGCTCGGCTTCACGCCCCGACCGCCGGTGCCGTGGCTCGCGCCGATGCTGCTGCTCAGCACCGGACTGCGGACGGTGCTGGCGATGCTGTTCGGCGCGTACCTCGACAAGCGGGAACTGCAGGGTGCGCTTCCCGACGACGTGCACCACCACGACGCCGTCGACGGCGAGCTGTGGATCGACTACGTCGCCGACCTCGGTGACGGTTTCCCAGCGACCTACTCGTTGGCGTACCTGCTGGCGCAGCCGGAGCTGGCGGTCGACGGTGCCGGCCGGCTGCGCCGCGGCGATCTGCTGGTGATGGGGGGCGACCAGGTCTACCCGTCGGCCAGCGGCGAGGCGTACGAGGACCGGTGCAAGGGTCCGTACCAGGCGGCGTTGCCGACGATGCCGGCCGGCCGGCCGCAGCCGACGCTGTACGCCATCCCGGGCAACCACGACTGGTACGACGGGCTCACCGCGTTCCTGCGGCTGTTCGCCCGGCGGCGGGACGCCTCGATCGGCGGCTGGCGCACCGAGCAGAAGCGGTCGTACTTCGCCGCCCGGCTGCCGCACAACTGGTGGCTGTTCGCCATCGACGAGCAGTTCGGCGCGTACCTGGACGACCCGCAGCTGATCTACTTCGAGAAGGCGGCCGAGCAGCTCGGGCCCGACGACCGGGTCATCCTGGCGGTGCCGGAGCCGACCTGGGTCAAGGCCGTCGTCGACCACCAGGCGTACGACGCCGTCGACTACTTCCTGCGTACGGTGATCAAGCCGACCGGCGCCCGGGTGCCGGTGATGATCTCCGGCGACCAGCACCACTATGCCCGGTACGCCCACCCGGACCGACAGTTGATCACCTGCGGCGGTGGCGGCGCCTACCTGTCGGCGACCCACACCCTGCCGGAGCGGATCACCGTGCCGCCGGTCGACACCATCGCCCGCAACGCCAGCCCACGCCGCCAGTACGGCCTGGCCGGGCGTTACCCGCAGGCCGACCGGTCCCGCCGCTACAGCTGGGGGATCTTCCACCGGTTGCCGCGCCGCAACCCCGGCTTCGTCACCCTGCTCGGCACCCTGCAGACCCTGCTGATGCTGGCCGTCGCCGGCGTCATCGTCTCCTGGGCCGACACCAACGGGCAGCGGTTGTTCAGCATCCCGCTGGTCGCGATGGTGGTGCTCACCCTCGGTGCGTCGGTGGTCTTCGCCAAGCCGCCGAGCGCCAGCGGCGTACGACATTCCCGGCACTGGCTGCTCGGGCTCGGGCACGGCGTCGCGCACATCGCGCTGGCCTGGTGCGGTGCGCTGATCTGGCTGCAGCTGCCGTTCGTCGACTGGCCGTGGCCGCTGCCGGTGGTCGCCGCCGCCGTCGTGTACGGGCCGGTCGCCGGTCTGGTCGCCAGCCAGCTGACCGCCGGTTACCTGGTGCTGGCCGGTGCCTTCGACGTCAACGTCAACGAACTCTTCGCCGGGCAGGGCATCGAGGACTCGAAGAGTTTCGTCCGGATGCGGATCGCCGCCGACGGGGCCCTGACCATCTACCCGGTGGCGGTCGACCGGGTGTGCCGGCGCTGGCGGGCCGACCCGGCCGGGGCGCCGCACGACCCGTGGATCGTGCCGGAGCAGCCGCTGACCGCCCGGCTCGCCGAGGAGCCGATCACCGTCCGGTGACGCGGCGCGCAGCGACGGTGCCGGTACCGGTGCCGGTGCCGACAGCGAAGGCTGCGGTCAGCCGTACGCCTCGTCGTGGGCCTTTCGCGGGCCGCAGACCGACGCCCGGCTGCAGCTGCACCGGCTCCCGTCGGCGTCCATCCGGACCACGACCGCGTCCCGGGGGACGCTGTGGCCGACCACCCGCCCGTCGCCGTCGGGGGTCGACACCCGGGCACCGATCGGCGGGGCGGACTCGGCGAACTTGGCGTACAGCGGATGTTCGTACTTCAGGCAGCACATCAGCCGGCCGCAGGCGCCGGAGATCCGCAGCGGGTTCAGCGGCAGGTCCTGGTCCTTGGCCATCCGGATCGTCACCGGCTCGAAGTCGGTCAGGAACGTGGCGCAGCACAGGTCCCGCCCGCAGGATCCGATCCCGCCCTGCACCCGCGCCGAGTCACGGGCGGAGAGCTGGCGCAGCTCCACCCGGCAGTGCAGGGTGGCACCGAGGTCACGCACCAGGGACCGGAAGTCGACCCGGTGCGGCGCGGTGAAGTAGATGGTGGCGCGGGAGCTGTTCAGCGTGCCGGGCTCCAGCACGTGGTCGACGGCGACGACCTTCATCGGCAGGCCGTGCTCGCGGATCAGCCGCTTCGCGGCGACCTTCGCCTCCGCCTTGCGTTTGCGCTGCACCTCGTCGCGGCGCAGATCCTGGTCGGTGGCGATGCCGGCGAGCCGGGGGAACCCGTCGGTGGGCTCGTCGACCCACTGCGGTGCCCACACGCACTCGGCGACCTCGGTGCCGTCGTCGGTCGGCACCAGGACCTTGTCGCCGACCGCCGGCCGCAGCTCACCCGGATCGAGGTAGAAGAGGCGCCCGTACCGGTTGAAGCTGACCGCGCAGAGCATCCCCATGGGCCCCACCCTACGTCGCCGCCCGCGCGCCGAGAAGGCCGCCGTACATCGAACAGCCGTCCCGGCGCTGCCCGATCCGGCAATGCCGGCCGACCGAACGGCCGGATCCGGCGGGCAGGGCGTAACCCGGCACGGTCGGCCGCGTTCCACCCGGTATCACAAGCCTGCGGGGGGTGCAGGGAAAGGGCCACGGCGTCGCAGCCGGGAGCAATAGGCGAAAAGCCTGGCTCCCTGAGCGCGGCGCCGTCGCCATGTCCGGCGTCGATGACATCCAGCCGCCGCGCACGGCCGCCGGTAACGCGCCGCGGCCGCCGGTAACGCGCCACGGCCGCCGGTAACGCGCCACGGCCGCCGTCAGTAGCGCAGCCGGATCGACCCGTCGGACCGTACGGGTGCGTCGTCGACCGGGCCGGCCGCATCCGCCGGCGCCAGCAGCGGCCCCCACCACGCCGCCAGGCTCTCGCCGTGCTCGACGATCTCCAACAGGACCGACAGCACCGGCACGGCGATACGGGCCGCCGCGTCCGCGCCGGCCGTGACGCCCGGACCATCGGTGCCGGTGCCGGTGCCGGTGCCAGTGGTGACGGTGACCGCCTCGGCCGAGCCCAGCACTTCGGCCAGGGTGCGGGCCAACGCGGCCCGGCTCAACGACACCCACCGGGCGGTCGCCTCGGCGTACGCGGCGGTCGCCGCCAACCGGCCGGCGTGACTGACCGCCCCCGGGTCCGGCCCGCCGCCGACCAGCCGGGCCGCCAGCGCCTGCCGGCCCGCGTCGTACGCCTGCGCCGCCGCACCGGACCAGTCCCGGTGCACCGCCAGGGCGTCGGCTGCCTCGGCGTACCGGTCGAGGTGGGGTCGGATCGCGGTGCCGGCAGCGACCAGCGGCGCCGGCCGGACCGCGACGAACGCGGCCACCGCGTCCCCCGGCAGCGCTCGCAGCCGCCGCGCCAGCGGCCAGACCGGGTCGTCGGCGGCGGCCCCGTGGTGGGCCAGGCTGCTGTCCACCAGTGCCAGCAGGGTCAGCGCCGGCCCGGCGACCCGGTCCAGGGCGTCCATCACGGCGCCTCCGGGTGGTGCTGCCCGGCCTGCGCGTCGATGTCCCGGTACGCCTGCGCCACGGCGCGCAGCGCGGCGGCGGTGTCGGTCAACCGCCGCGCCGCCTCGGCCGCCTCGGCCGCCCGCTGCGCCGTGGCGGCGTGCCAGTGCCCGACCAGCGTGGCGGTCAGCTCCCCGAGCCGCCCCGGCGCGTCCCCGTCGAGTACGGCGTCGACCGCGCTGTCCAGGTCGGGCAGTCGACGGGCGGTCTCCGCCAGCTGATCGGCGCAGCGGGTCAGGTCGGCGGCGACCTGCGTGACGGCGTCCACTCAGGCCCCCCGCAGGGTCGGGTGGCCGCCGACGGTCTCGGCCCACAGTTTCTCCCGGGCCCAGCGGGCGGCGTCGGCGGCGGCGACCACGGTGGAGCGCACCGCGCCGGCCAGGTCGGCGTTGCTGCGGGAGTGCAACGGGCCGAGGATCCGTACGTCGGTGACGGTGCCGGCGGCGTTGACCACGATCTCGACCGACCCGTCCGGCGAGCGGACGGTGACCTCGACGGTGTGCACCGCCTTGTCGAACTCGACCTGCCGGGCCTCGATGCTGCGGTACCGCTCGACCGCGTTCTCGATCCACGCCTCGTCGATTTCGCGTACCACCGGGATCCTCACCATCGTTCGCGGCGAACGGACGCAGACGACGCCTGCACCCAACGTACGGATGGGGCTGCGCTACGGCACCGAACCGTACCGGGCGGAGGTCTAGCCGCGCCAGAGGCTGAGCATCATCGCTTCGACGGCGATACGTGGCTTGACGTTGCCGGCGATGGCGTCCCGGCAGGTCAACACGGCTTCCAGGCGGCGCAGCGTCGCCTCCGGTGTCCACTTTTCGGCAGCTGCGTCGGCCAGCGGCGCGACGTCGGTGTGCACCGGTGCCACCGGTGCCCGCAGCGACGCCACCAGCACGTCGCGGTAGAAGCCGGCGAGGTCGACCAGGGCCCGGTCCAGAGCGTCACGCTGGGCCCGGGTGGCCCGTGACTTCTGCCGCCGTTCCAGCTCCTTGAGCTGGCCGGCGGAGCCCCGGGCCGCGCCGGCCGCGCCGCGTCCGGTGCCACCGGCGCCGAGCGCGGTCTGCAGGGCGGCGCGTTCCGCCGCGTCGGTCTCGGCGACCGCCGCCTCGGCTTCGGCCTCGGCGGCCTCGATCAACGCGGAGGCGGCGTCGAAGCAGGCGCCGACGTTGGTCAATCGACGCGGTACGGCCAGCACCGCCTCCCGCCGCTGCCGCGCCTGCGGATCCCGGGCCAGCCGTCGGGCGCGGCCGACGTGGCCCTGGGCGGCGGCCGCCGCCCACATCGCGGTCTCCTGCGGTACGCCGTCGCGGCTGGTCAGCACCTGGGCGACCGCGTCGGCCGGCGGCTGGCGCAGGGCGACCACCCGGCAGCGGGACCGGATGGTGACCGAGATGTCGTCCGGGTGGGTGGACGGGGTGCAGAGCAGGAACACCGTCCGGGGCGGTGGCTCCTCGACGGCCTTGAGCAGAGCGTTGCCGGCGGCTTCGGTGAGCCGGTCGGCGTCCTCGATGACCAGGACCTGCCAGCGTCCGCCGGACGGGGTGCTGGCGGCCCGCAGTACCAGGGCACGCATTTCGCCGACGCCGATGGAGAGCCCGTCCGGCACCACGAACCGGACGTCGGCGTGGGTGCCGGCCCGGGTGGTGTGGCAGCCGGGGCACTCACCGCAGCCCCGACCGTGCACGCACTGCAGGGCGGCGGCGAGGGCGCGGGCGGCCACCGACCGGCCGGAACCGGGTGGACCGGTGAAGATCCACGCGTGGGTCATCGCGGCGGCGGACGGCGGTGGCTCGCCGTCACCGGCGGCGAGCAGGTCGGCGGCGGCCACGGCGGCTCGGCGCAGGATCTGCACGGCCTCGTCCTGGCCGACGAGTTCGGTGAAGACGTCGGTGTCCGTCACGGCACTCACCCGCGCCGGCCGGCTTCCGCGTCCGCCGACGCCTCCGTTGGCAGCGGTACGGCGTCCGCCGCCGGTGGATCGGCCGGGCCGTGATCGGCCGGACGGTCGTCAGCCGGCCCGGTCAGTGCCGCGACCCGGGTACGGACCGCGTCGTGCAGTTCGTCCGGCGCCCGGCTGGCGTCGAGCACCAGGTAACGCTTCGGGTCGGCGGCTGCCAGGTCCAGGAACGCGTACCGGACCCGCTCGTGGAAGGCAAGCGACTCGCTCTCCAACCGGTCCGCGCCGGCCCCGCGCCCCTGCGCCCGGGTCAGCCCCGCCGCCGGCTCGATGTCCAGCAGCACCACCAGGTCCGGCTTGAGCCCACCGGTGGCCCAGGAGGAGAGCCAGGAAACCTCCTCCACCGGCAGGACCCGGCCGGCGCCCTGGTAGGCGAGCGACGAGTCGACGTACCGGTCGCTGATCACCACCGCGCCCCGGGCGAGCGCCGGGCGGACCACGGTCGCCACGTGATGGGCCCGGTCGGCGGCGTACAGCAGGGCCTCTGCGCGGGGCGACGGCGCGTCCGCCCCGCCTTCCAGCACCAGCCGGCGGATCTTCTCGCCGAGACCGCTCGACCCCGGTTCGCGGGTCACCACCACGTCGCGGCCCTGCTCCCGCAGGGTCTGCGCGAGCTCGGCGACCTGGGTCGACTTGCCGGCGCCCTCACCGCCCTCGAAGACGATGAAGACCCCGCTGGAGGTGAACGGCTCAGCCGGTGCCAACGGCCGGCCCCGGACCGACCCCCACAGGTCGGCCAGGATCGGCACGCCGGGCTTGTCGTCCATCTGGCGGAACGCGCTGAGCCCGGCGAAGATCCCGGACACCCCGGCGAGCAGCAACAGCAGCCGGGTCGACGAGAACGACAGCCCCAGGTTCGCCACCTGGAACTGGCGGGAGCCACCGACGCCGACCAGCACGCTGCTCAACGAGATGGCCAGCATCAGCACCACCCGGGTGCCGGTCTGCACGACGGCGAACACCCGGCCCCGGACGTCGTCGGCGATCTCGCCGCCGAGCAGCGTGATCCCGGCCAGGAACGCCATCCCGGCGGCCGCGCCGACCAGCACCGCGCCGAGGATCGCCATCGACAGGTGGATCGACAGGGCCAGGATCAGCACAGAGCCGCTGGCCAGCATGATGCTCAAACCGAACCAGCGCCGCCGGGACAGGTCGCGCACGATGGTCGGGCCGAGCCCGATCCCGGCGCCCAGGCCCACGAACAGGGCGGCGAACAGCAAATAGAAGGCGGCGTCACCGGCGCTGAGCGAGGCGGTGAAGAACTGGGCCGTACCGATGACGATGCCGCCGCCGGCGAAGGCACCGAAGATGCCCAGCACCAGCCCGCGCACCAGCGGGGTCTTGCCGATGAACCGCCAGC from Solwaraspora sp. WMMD791 includes:
- a CDS encoding YbaB/EbfC family nucleoid-associated protein, translating into MVREIDEAWIENAVERYRSIEARQVEFDKAVHTVEVTVRSPDGSVEIVVNAAGTVTDVRILGPLHSRSNADLAGAVRSTVVAAADAARWAREKLWAETVGGHPTLRGA
- a CDS encoding DNA polymerase III subunit delta', with product MTDTDVFTELVGQDEAVQILRRAAVAAADLLAAGDGEPPPSAAAMTHAWIFTGPPGSGRSVAARALAAALQCVHGRGCGECPGCHTTRAGTHADVRFVVPDGLSIGVGEMRALVLRAASTPSGGRWQVLVIEDADRLTEAAGNALLKAVEEPPPRTVFLLCTPSTHPDDISVTIRSRCRVVALRQPPADAVAQVLTSRDGVPQETAMWAAAAAQGHVGRARRLARDPQARQRREAVLAVPRRLTNVGACFDAASALIEAAEAEAEAAVAETDAAERAALQTALGAGGTGRGAAGAARGSAGQLKELERRQKSRATRAQRDALDRALVDLAGFYRDVLVASLRAPVAPVHTDVAPLADAAAEKWTPEATLRRLEAVLTCRDAIAGNVKPRIAVEAMMLSLWRG
- the tmk gene encoding dTMP kinase; translated protein: MLGVASFSDWLGLLATSVFAAAQVSGSAAQGAAFGGVIAVRLLPALVLGPVAGVLADRFDRRYTMVICDLLRFALFASIPLLPMFGASGAATVAWAAIAIFLIETITLIWIPAKEAAVPNLIPRARLEIANQLTLIATYGITPVLAAISLAVLDGAVRAAGGGAELPSWVEPAQLALFFNAASRLATAIVVFYGIKEISGRAGAAEATQQSLLRQFVDGWRFIGKTPLVRGLVLGIFGAFAGGGIVIGTAQFFTASLSAGDAAFYLLFAALFVGLGAGIGLGPTIVRDLSRRRWFGLSIMLASGSVLILALSIHLSMAILGAVLVGAAAGMAFLAGITLLGGEIADDVRGRVFAVVQTGTRVVLMLAISLSSVLVGVGGSRQFQVANLGLSFSSTRLLLLLAGVSGIFAGLSAFRQMDDKPGVPILADLWGSVRGRPLAPAEPFTSSGVFIVFEGGEGAGKSTQVAELAQTLREQGRDVVVTREPGSSGLGEKIRRLVLEGGADAPSPRAEALLYAADRAHHVATVVRPALARGAVVISDRYVDSSLAYQGAGRVLPVEEVSWLSSWATGGLKPDLVVLLDIEPAAGLTRAQGRGAGADRLESESLAFHERVRYAFLDLAAADPKRYLVLDASRAPDELHDAVRTRVAALTGPADDRPADHGPADPPAADAVPLPTEASADAEAGRRG